A region from the Kineothrix sp. IPX-CK genome encodes:
- a CDS encoding flavodoxin family protein encodes MTTAIRYYSKTGNTKKLADAIGQAVGISAETVSLPITEPVDILFLGSSVYAAGVDSEIKRFIASLDNTKVKKVVCFSSAALLPSTYKQVKQLLEDKGIPVDEREFHCRGSFKMLHKGKPNAEDLKEVQTFAGKILNLAKS; translated from the coding sequence ATGACAACTGCAATTCGTTATTATTCAAAAACCGGAAATACAAAGAAACTAGCAGATGCAATCGGACAAGCCGTAGGAATTTCCGCAGAAACTGTCAGCCTGCCAATCACAGAACCCGTGGATATTTTATTTCTTGGAAGCTCCGTATATGCCGCTGGTGTCGACAGCGAGATAAAGAGATTTATCGCCTCTCTGGATAATACGAAGGTTAAGAAGGTGGTCTGCTTCAGCTCCGCCGCTCTGCTTCCTTCCACATACAAGCAGGTCAAACAGTTATTGGAGGACAAAGGCATTCCGGTGGATGAGAGAGAATTTCACTGCAGAGGAAGTTTTAAAATGCTGCATAAAGGCAAACCCAATGCGGAAGACTTAAAAGAGGTACAAACTTTTGCAGGAAAGATATTAAACTTGGCAAAAAGCTAG
- a CDS encoding HAMP domain-containing sensor histidine kinase: MIKRMRYQFILVTMACISFIFILILCVINISMTLSSRNQGYSLLCRIADMPLEKDKGFVVKNRKEMTGENENPPGNPIGGFDAFRSFSVLYDSEDNITDVFYNENSDITEDTIRVLAAKVMENPHERGVLSKYLYIMRDREDGLQIYFMDYSVEKDISLRLFWTCLYIGLIGILFIFFLVVILSRWIVKPVQTTFEKQKQFIADASHELKTPLTIITTNAEVLAAGIGDNKWLKHILSQTQRMNTLIKNLLELAKLDSYDQTMVFSQFDMSTAVKNVALSFESMAYEYGKKYEIEIDENIFFNGSENSIKQLTTILLDNAFKYSDDNGRISISLSQHGEKKILEIGNTGKGIPKEDQKQVFERFYRSDTSRSRESGGYGLGLAIASSIAQAHKGHISVKSDEHTFTKFIVTLQ; encoded by the coding sequence ATGATCAAACGAATGCGTTACCAGTTCATTCTCGTCACGATGGCCTGCATCAGCTTTATTTTCATATTGATTCTGTGCGTCATCAATATATCCATGACCTTGTCCAGCCGCAATCAGGGCTATTCCCTGCTTTGCCGCATCGCCGATATGCCATTGGAAAAGGACAAGGGATTCGTGGTAAAAAACCGCAAAGAAATGACCGGAGAAAACGAAAATCCGCCGGGGAACCCCATCGGCGGCTTCGATGCCTTCCGCAGCTTTTCTGTTCTATATGATTCAGAAGACAATATTACTGATGTTTTTTATAATGAGAATTCTGATATTACAGAGGATACCATTCGCGTACTGGCGGCCAAGGTAATGGAAAACCCGCACGAGCGCGGTGTGCTTTCCAAATATCTATATATCATGAGAGACAGGGAGGACGGCCTGCAAATATACTTTATGGATTATTCCGTAGAAAAGGATATATCCCTCAGGCTCTTCTGGACCTGCTTATATATCGGTCTCATCGGTATTCTCTTCATCTTCTTCCTCGTGGTGATTCTTTCCCGCTGGATCGTAAAGCCGGTGCAGACTACCTTCGAAAAACAAAAGCAGTTCATTGCCGACGCCTCCCATGAACTTAAGACGCCTCTCACCATCATCACCACCAATGCCGAGGTACTTGCCGCCGGGATCGGGGACAACAAATGGCTGAAGCACATCCTCTCACAAACGCAGAGGATGAACACACTTATCAAAAACCTTTTGGAGCTGGCTAAGCTCGACTCCTATGATCAAACCATGGTTTTTTCCCAGTTTGACATGAGTACTGCGGTGAAAAATGTAGCGCTTTCCTTCGAAAGCATGGCCTATGAATATGGAAAAAAATATGAAATAGAGATTGATGAAAATATTTTCTTCAATGGCAGCGAAAACAGTATTAAGCAGCTTACTACTATTTTGTTGGATAACGCCTTCAAATACTCCGATGACAACGGCCGCATTTCTATCAGCCTTTCCCAGCATGGCGAAAAGAAGATACTGGAAATCGGGAATACCGGAAAAGGCATTCCAAAAGAAGACCAGAAGCAAGTATTTGAAAGGTTTTACAGAAGCGATACTTCCAGAAGCCGGGAATCCGGGGGATATGGTCTGGGGCTGGCTATCGCTTCCTCCATAGCACAGGCCCATAAAGGACACATTTCCGTAAAGAGTGACGAGCATACTTTTACGAAATTCATTGTGACCTTGCAATAA
- a CDS encoding response regulator transcription factor, giving the protein MRLLVIEDEEALADALCEILRQNSYMADSVLSGLEGLDYARSGIYDMILLDIMLPGMDGISILKTLRREQIFTPVILLTAKSELQDIVTGLDAGSDDYLAKPFSTTELLARIRALTRRGSNYTGEIITYADISLNKGTMELSCGKNSIKLGAKEFQLMEIFLASPKQVIPKDLLIEKVWGIDTDAEYNNVEVYVSFLRQKLHSLGTAVQIKTSRGIGYYLEVMP; this is encoded by the coding sequence ATGCGGTTACTGGTAATAGAAGACGAAGAAGCGCTTGCCGATGCCTTATGCGAAATACTGCGCCAGAATTCCTACATGGCAGACTCCGTACTAAGCGGCCTTGAGGGTCTTGATTACGCGCGCTCCGGCATCTACGACATGATTCTGCTGGACATTATGCTGCCCGGCATGGACGGCATCTCCATATTGAAAACTTTACGCAGGGAGCAGATATTCACTCCCGTCATTCTTTTGACCGCCAAGTCCGAGCTTCAGGACATCGTAACCGGTCTGGATGCCGGAAGCGATGACTATCTGGCCAAGCCCTTCTCTACCACGGAGCTGTTAGCAAGAATACGGGCCCTGACCAGACGGGGCAGCAATTATACCGGAGAAATCATCACCTATGCGGATATATCTTTAAACAAAGGAACGATGGAGCTATCCTGCGGCAAGAACTCCATTAAGCTGGGAGCAAAAGAATTCCAGTTGATGGAAATATTTCTCGCAAGTCCCAAGCAGGTCATTCCCAAGGATCTATTGATAGAAAAGGTGTGGGGCATCGATACCGATGCCGAATATAACAATGTTGAAGTCTACGTATCCTTCTTAAGGCAGAAGCTCCATTCTCTTGGAACTGCTGTTCAGATAAAGACCAGCCGCGGAATCGGTTATTATCTGGAGGTAATGCCATGA
- a CDS encoding HlyD family efflux transporter periplasmic adaptor subunit, protein MKEKKKTVNTDAQVKEKISLRDKWKSIKRKQKIILSACILLLVAALAAGGIYFFVIRKNTGDMAGMRPDMNGFGENVVTASGLTSTGMTEEEYELDFLETQLLVEESYLAIGDMVEKGTKAFKISDESLKEAKEELENAVTETELAYRQGLIDYEQNKLDADSTYQTAAVNAKYAQAEYDSSLEQSKADVEDLKQQVEDAQELYDEYTAVVETDYYYSYYNIEELKEVYYDNFSFLMDLYERWDIEGLNDQYPNGASSLSGAGTGQDSDSGDTAAQSDSSASGGTGGMLSGGMSGSGKAGGSSSEADKLTVYDMMDELVTKNGEEYEEAMDNYEKDTAMAIASLDLAKSNLATLQAQLQEAELTYEKQVITSKVDYDSTIADSENAESVYDTAVKKLDEDLEALKDDEEEAKDNLEVFENTLGDGYFYTQSAGTIVMNRVREGSYLGTEDILLAYSDPETVTVAASVDQANIASVNVGDSAYVVISEYGNYEGTVISINPVSSSDSKSAVTYTVTVELSGDISSLESNLTSYVYLGMSEEQMEQMQERNASNADGVSGDGNSTGGMQNGDTPNSGSDGTGGTENAGTSSDVNTQRMGENAPGSDGGNKE, encoded by the coding sequence ATGAAGGAGAAGAAGAAAACGGTGAATACGGATGCACAGGTGAAGGAGAAGATAAGCCTAAGGGATAAATGGAAGAGTATAAAAAGAAAGCAGAAGATTATTTTATCCGCATGTATACTTTTGCTTGTGGCAGCTCTTGCAGCAGGCGGGATTTACTTTTTTGTTATCAGAAAAAATACCGGAGATATGGCGGGGATGCGGCCGGATATGAATGGTTTTGGAGAAAATGTCGTTACGGCCAGCGGACTGACCAGCACGGGGATGACGGAAGAAGAATATGAGCTGGATTTCCTGGAGACGCAGCTGCTCGTGGAGGAAAGCTATCTGGCCATTGGAGATATGGTGGAAAAGGGAACGAAGGCATTTAAGATTTCCGATGAGAGCCTGAAGGAGGCCAAGGAGGAGCTGGAGAATGCAGTTACCGAAACGGAGCTGGCTTATCGGCAGGGACTGATCGATTATGAGCAGAACAAGCTGGATGCGGACAGTACATATCAAACGGCAGCGGTAAATGCGAAATATGCGCAGGCGGAGTATGACAGCTCGTTGGAGCAATCAAAGGCTGATGTAGAGGATTTGAAGCAGCAGGTGGAGGATGCGCAGGAGCTTTATGACGAGTATACCGCTGTGGTAGAGACAGATTATTACTATAGTTATTATAACATCGAGGAGCTGAAGGAGGTTTATTACGACAACTTCTCCTTTTTGATGGATTTATATGAAAGATGGGATATCGAAGGCCTGAACGACCAGTACCCTAACGGTGCCAGCAGCCTGAGCGGTGCGGGCACCGGTCAGGACTCAGATAGCGGGGATACTGCAGCCCAGAGCGATTCCAGCGCTTCCGGCGGTACAGGAGGCATGCTGAGCGGAGGGATGTCGGGCAGCGGAAAAGCCGGCGGCAGCAGCAGCGAGGCTGATAAGCTTACTGTATATGACATGATGGATGAGCTTGTTACAAAGAACGGCGAAGAATATGAAGAGGCTATGGACAATTATGAAAAAGACACGGCGATGGCCATTGCTTCTCTGGATCTTGCGAAGAGTAATCTGGCGACCTTGCAGGCACAGCTTCAGGAGGCGGAGTTGACATATGAGAAGCAGGTAATAACGAGCAAGGTAGATTATGATTCAACAATTGCCGATAGCGAAAATGCGGAGTCAGTATATGACACTGCCGTCAAAAAACTGGATGAGGACTTGGAAGCCTTGAAGGATGACGAAGAAGAGGCGAAGGATAATCTGGAGGTGTTTGAAAATACCCTTGGGGACGGCTATTTCTACACGCAGAGCGCCGGAACAATTGTTATGAACAGAGTTCGTGAGGGCAGTTATCTCGGCACAGAGGATATTCTTCTGGCTTACAGCGATCCGGAGACGGTTACAGTGGCGGCTTCCGTGGATCAGGCGAACATTGCCTCTGTAAATGTAGGAGACAGCGCATACGTGGTTATCAGTGAATACGGAAACTATGAGGGCACGGTGATTTCCATCAACCCCGTATCTTCCTCCGACAGTAAATCAGCAGTAACATATACGGTTACGGTAGAGCTGAGCGGTGATATCAGCAGTCTGGAATCCAATTTGACATCCTATGTCTACCTAGGGATGAGTGAAGAGCAGATGGAACAGATGCAGGAAAGAAATGCAAGCAATGCAGACGGTGTTTCCGGAGACGGTAATTCTACAGGCGGAATGCAAAATGGTGATACGCCAAACAGTGGCTCAGATGGAACCGGCGGCACAGAGAATGCAGGCACGTCTTCAGACGTGAATACTCAGAGAATGGGGGAGAATGCACCAGGTTCAGACGGAGGTAACAAAGAATGA
- a CDS encoding HlyD family efflux transporter periplasmic adaptor subunit encodes MIGKLKEKLKNRKFLLKFLLAVIALIALIAASVYTVFIKPTLSEDRYIYKEEQVQRGDLILGIMESGNVTLDESSIDYTLELEDEDEDEDEDDSDDEDDDEEETIKYLEIEDVYAVSGQHIEEGEALFKLTEKSVEAVSKRLNTLYTEAQIALSEAETEYKIELLTAKGTYDTSMLEADRAESTYSSSQSRTQESVNILSADIKVLEADIAYAQEQLADEDLWESLDDAQTEYTQALNIYEDTDAHNATAYASNYADYKNAKEQLDTIQGQIDELNQTIEDSEKSIAKKQKDIAAAQSGLEVEGLTNKSAYDNAVAGGELAEDIYSYTVNSLEEAVASAQADMDEAQQNLEDFQSFVGDDGIIYADGSGVVTSVSYEAGDDLINTGAILSYVEEDAYAVTIDVSEEDVSAIAVGDRVDIVMNAYPDEVYEGTVESITTTATSDYASTISYPVTIKIEGDISLLFGGMTADVTFVTDSVSDVLYISKKAVQEIDGKSYVYMKGAAGNRKLTEVETGFSDGTNVEIISGLSEEDVVYIESKVSASDEELTESETMEQESSGDGNEQEMSGDGSMPDGGDFSGGEDMQNGGSFPDNGGDMPDMGGGFPGN; translated from the coding sequence ATGATCGGCAAATTAAAAGAAAAATTAAAAAATAGAAAATTTTTGCTCAAATTTCTTCTCGCGGTCATAGCGCTGATAGCGCTTATTGCTGCTTCCGTTTACACGGTATTCATCAAGCCGACGCTGAGTGAAGACAGATATATATATAAAGAAGAGCAGGTACAGAGAGGGGATTTGATTCTCGGAATCATGGAGAGCGGAAACGTAACCTTGGACGAATCCAGCATCGACTATACGCTGGAGCTTGAGGATGAAGATGAAGATGAAGACGAGGATGATTCGGATGACGAGGATGACGATGAAGAAGAAACCATCAAATATTTAGAGATAGAGGATGTCTATGCGGTAAGCGGCCAGCATATCGAAGAAGGAGAGGCGCTTTTTAAGCTGACTGAGAAGAGTGTGGAGGCAGTGAGCAAGAGATTGAATACGCTTTATACCGAAGCACAAATCGCTCTTTCGGAGGCGGAGACAGAATATAAGATAGAGCTGCTTACGGCAAAAGGAACTTATGACACAAGCATGCTGGAAGCCGATAGAGCGGAGTCTACCTATAGTTCCTCCCAGTCCAGGACGCAGGAAAGCGTGAACATCCTTTCCGCAGATATAAAAGTCCTGGAAGCGGATATTGCTTATGCACAGGAGCAGCTTGCGGATGAGGATCTCTGGGAGTCATTGGATGATGCACAGACAGAATATACTCAGGCGTTAAATATCTATGAGGATACGGATGCTCATAATGCAACCGCTTATGCAAGCAATTATGCGGACTATAAAAACGCCAAGGAACAGCTTGATACGATTCAGGGACAGATCGATGAGCTGAATCAGACAATTGAAGACAGTGAGAAGAGCATAGCTAAGAAGCAGAAGGACATTGCGGCAGCACAGAGCGGCCTGGAAGTAGAAGGACTGACCAACAAAAGCGCCTATGATAACGCGGTAGCAGGCGGAGAGCTGGCCGAGGATATTTATAGCTACACGGTCAATTCCCTGGAAGAGGCTGTGGCATCGGCACAGGCAGATATGGATGAGGCGCAGCAGAATCTGGAAGACTTTCAGTCCTTCGTAGGAGATGACGGAATCATCTATGCGGACGGAAGCGGAGTTGTGACAAGCGTGTCATATGAAGCGGGAGATGACTTGATCAATACGGGCGCAATTTTAAGCTATGTAGAAGAAGATGCATATGCGGTAACCATCGACGTATCGGAGGAGGATGTCTCGGCCATAGCAGTAGGCGATAGGGTGGATATCGTTATGAATGCTTATCCCGATGAGGTATATGAAGGAACTGTGGAATCCATAACGACCACAGCCACTTCGGATTATGCATCCACGATCAGCTATCCGGTAACCATTAAGATAGAAGGAGACATTTCCCTGTTGTTCGGAGGGATGACGGCGGATGTAACATTCGTCACGGATTCGGTTTCTGATGTTTTGTACATATCCAAAAAGGCGGTACAGGAAATCGACGGGAAGAGCTATGTCTACATGAAAGGCGCAGCAGGGAACAGAAAGCTTACAGAAGTGGAAACCGGTTTTTCCGACGGTACCAATGTTGAAATTATAAGCGGACTTTCTGAAGAAGATGTTGTTTATATAGAGAGCAAAGTAAGCGCAAGTGATGAAGAATTGACGGAAAGCGAAACTATGGAGCAAGAAAGTTCGGGTGACGGCAATGAGCAGGAGATGTCTGGTGATGGCAGCATGCCGGATGGCGGAGATTTTTCGGGCGGCGAAGATATGCAAAATGGCGGCAGTTTTCCTGATAATGGAGGAGATATGCCTGACATGGGCGGCGGCTTTCCCGGAAATTGA
- a CDS encoding efflux RND transporter periplasmic adaptor subunit, protein MKQKLIAFMKKIKAVFSTLTGNGIVKWKKLYSADRKKAYALAGIILAVFVLCIAGLITLAVISGKDEVTYREAQVEKGNLTVGVTESGNVAIGTSEQTFDLDISEYTGSSSTFSWNGSMGGGMGQMLQNSGAASSSSTGRSLEIEAVYVSAGQEIEKGTPILKLTDESVNSIRQELKEDASDAQITYEQTMTNKQKVSIQAQGDLDINTAYGTYAESEYSNTVVTLNESVESIQEQLTEAQEDLTEDTDNLAKMQTLLAEQKTVLANAEYARDNTSRDDNLYWWIVAVNTVSDTEDLIETLEDEIDSTEEEIEDLNKSIASLSTQLSLAQKELEAGSIAAKVNKDLRQYQYENAQEIYDVTVGQSNFEEEKAKTDYDTAQEKLNEFDSVIQEGVISSEYTGVITQVGINVGDSLEQDGSIITLNDYEEATITVTVDEEDMEYAQTGNAVNVVFTAFPDDVFRGEVTEIGDAQINSNTNTTTYSVTVTITGDIEGLYEGMSTEVTFITKESAEVLYIPNRAVIREGTESYVKMKDEKGNMVTREVTTGFSDGVHVEIKEGLSEGDTILIER, encoded by the coding sequence ATGAAACAGAAATTGATTGCGTTCATGAAGAAAATAAAGGCGGTATTCAGCACACTGACCGGAAATGGAATCGTAAAATGGAAAAAGTTGTATTCCGCAGACAGAAAAAAAGCGTATGCTTTGGCAGGCATTATTTTGGCGGTATTCGTGCTCTGCATCGCCGGCCTCATAACTCTTGCTGTAATAAGCGGCAAGGATGAGGTCACATATAGAGAGGCACAGGTAGAAAAAGGAAACCTGACGGTTGGAGTTACGGAAAGCGGTAATGTAGCTATCGGCACGTCCGAGCAGACTTTCGACTTGGATATCAGCGAATATACGGGAAGCAGCAGCACTTTTTCATGGAACGGAAGCATGGGAGGGGGCATGGGACAAATGCTCCAGAATTCCGGGGCTGCCTCCTCATCATCCACCGGCAGATCGTTAGAGATAGAGGCAGTGTATGTGTCGGCAGGACAGGAGATAGAAAAAGGGACTCCTATTTTAAAGCTGACGGATGAAAGCGTAAACAGCATCAGACAGGAGCTTAAAGAGGATGCTTCCGATGCGCAGATTACTTATGAGCAGACGATGACTAATAAACAAAAGGTGAGTATACAGGCGCAGGGTGACTTGGACATCAATACGGCATATGGAACATATGCAGAATCGGAGTATAGCAATACGGTAGTTACACTGAATGAGTCCGTAGAAAGCATTCAGGAGCAGCTTACCGAGGCGCAGGAGGATTTGACGGAAGATACGGATAATTTGGCAAAGATGCAGACTTTGTTAGCTGAGCAGAAAACGGTACTGGCCAATGCGGAGTATGCGAGGGATAACACCAGCAGAGACGATAATCTGTACTGGTGGATCGTAGCGGTGAATACGGTAAGCGACACAGAGGATCTGATAGAGACGCTGGAGGATGAGATAGACAGTACGGAGGAAGAAATAGAGGATTTGAATAAAAGCATTGCTTCCTTAAGCACGCAGCTTTCTCTGGCACAGAAGGAACTGGAAGCAGGAAGTATCGCAGCGAAGGTGAATAAGGATCTTCGGCAGTATCAATACGAAAATGCGCAGGAAATTTATGACGTGACGGTAGGGCAGAGCAATTTTGAAGAGGAGAAGGCCAAGACGGATTACGATACCGCGCAGGAGAAGCTGAATGAATTCGACAGTGTAATTCAAGAGGGTGTCATATCCTCGGAATATACCGGCGTTATCACCCAGGTTGGCATAAATGTAGGCGACAGCCTGGAGCAGGACGGCTCGATCATTACGCTGAACGATTACGAGGAAGCGACGATAACGGTGACGGTAGACGAAGAGGATATGGAATACGCGCAGACGGGCAATGCGGTAAACGTTGTATTCACAGCCTTCCCGGATGATGTATTCAGGGGAGAAGTCACAGAAATCGGTGATGCGCAGATCAACAGCAACACGAACACCACAACCTATTCGGTTACCGTAACTATTACGGGAGATATCGAAGGCTTGTATGAAGGAATGAGTACGGAGGTTACTTTCATTACGAAGGAATCCGCAGAAGTGCTCTATATACCCAACCGGGCGGTTATCAGAGAAGGAACTGAGTCCTATGTGAAGATGAAGGATGAAAAGGGTAATATGGTAACGAGGGAAGTGACGACAGGATTCTCAGATGGCGTACATGTGGAAATAAAGGAAGGGCTTTCAGAGGGAGATACCATATTAATAGAAAGGTAA
- a CDS encoding ABC transporter permease, whose translation MRLSEIFKLVWLNLSQNKSKVFLTSTGIIVGAATIMLVIAIGTGGKMEVAEQFKNLNAGAIDISYEYTDNSSNGFGGGFPGGNMGGGVPGGGNMGGGFPSDRGSFAGGFPGSEEQANTEKIVLSVSDMEDLETFVPGIANTTISYTTKADVDGGELEETTNYTIAGVKSNYAEISNLELAIGDFLTEENDEYKEKSCVLGYSVAKEIFGSIMDAYDASVYIDNRPYVVTGVLSEMGTVASGISPDEAIFIPYETGIKYLTGSDISPSITVVAEEVNEVDQIITYVQEVMAESYPNAEFTITDAGSKMEAASKSNETLTLLLIAMAVIVFIVGGIGIMNVLFVSVKERTNEIGILKAIGCSQKDILLEFLFEASCISLIGAVLGVLVSLGITPIIEGFSVRVELSLWGGLLSLAFGVLTGTIFGFYPAYKASVLIPVVALNHE comes from the coding sequence ATGAGATTATCGGAAATATTTAAGCTGGTCTGGCTGAATCTCTCGCAAAATAAATCGAAAGTTTTCTTGACTTCCACCGGTATTATCGTAGGCGCAGCGACGATTATGCTCGTTATCGCCATCGGCACAGGCGGCAAGATGGAAGTAGCCGAGCAATTCAAGAACCTGAATGCGGGAGCCATAGACATCTCCTATGAATACACGGATAACAGCAGCAATGGCTTCGGAGGAGGCTTTCCCGGCGGAAACATGGGAGGGGGTGTTCCCGGAGGCGGCAATATGGGTGGTGGCTTTCCAAGCGATAGAGGCAGTTTTGCAGGAGGATTCCCCGGCAGTGAAGAACAGGCGAATACCGAAAAAATTGTCTTGTCCGTGTCTGACATGGAGGATTTGGAAACCTTCGTTCCCGGAATCGCAAACACCACTATTTCCTATACGACCAAGGCTGATGTAGACGGCGGTGAGTTAGAAGAAACGACGAATTATACGATAGCGGGCGTGAAAAGCAACTATGCCGAGATCAGTAATCTGGAACTGGCCATCGGCGATTTCCTCACTGAGGAAAATGACGAGTACAAAGAAAAGTCATGCGTGCTGGGTTATAGTGTGGCAAAGGAGATATTTGGAAGCATTATGGATGCTTATGACGCTTCTGTATACATCGACAACCGTCCCTATGTAGTGACAGGAGTGTTGTCCGAAATGGGAACGGTGGCATCGGGAATCAGCCCCGATGAAGCAATATTCATCCCTTATGAAACTGGCATCAAATATTTGACAGGAAGCGATATCAGCCCCTCCATTACCGTGGTAGCGGAGGAAGTGAACGAGGTCGATCAAATCATTACATATGTACAGGAAGTGATGGCGGAAAGCTACCCTAATGCGGAATTCACAATAACGGATGCGGGAAGTAAGATGGAAGCGGCATCTAAGTCCAATGAAACGCTGACCCTCTTACTTATCGCCATGGCTGTTATCGTGTTTATTGTCGGAGGCATCGGCATTATGAACGTATTGTTCGTGTCGGTAAAGGAGAGGACGAATGAGATCGGCATACTGAAGGCCATCGGATGCAGTCAGAAGGATATTCTTCTGGAATTCCTCTTCGAGGCGAGCTGTATAAGCCTTATAGGCGCGGTGCTGGGAGTGCTGGTTTCTCTCGGCATTACCCCCATTATCGAGGGCTTTTCCGTACGAGTAGAGCTGAGCCTCTGGGGAGGATTATTATCCTTAGCCTTCGGTGTGCTGACCGGAACCATTTTTGGCTTCTATCCGGCATATAAAGCGTCAGTGCTCATTCCGGTAGTTGCCCTTAACCACGAATAA
- a CDS encoding ABC transporter ATP-binding protein, translating to MIAMANINKGYMLGEEKVPVLHDICFQVEKGEFVAILGPSGSGKTTLMNIIGCMDVLDEGAYFLDGQPIHEMPEKRLNDVRNKEIGFIFQNYQLISTYNILQNITMPLIVRGMTTKEAEEKCMDTIRLLGLDHRMKHKPSELSGGQKQRVSIARALVGEPAILLADEPTGALDSNSGKDVLKLFKDLNDMGHTIVMITHDLNVAKAAGRIVHIVDGCLKE from the coding sequence ATGATAGCTATGGCGAATATTAATAAAGGGTATATGCTGGGAGAAGAAAAGGTACCCGTTCTCCACGATATCTGCTTTCAGGTGGAAAAAGGAGAGTTTGTAGCTATTCTGGGGCCCTCGGGTTCCGGAAAAACTACCCTTATGAATATTATAGGCTGTATGGATGTGTTGGATGAAGGGGCTTATTTTCTGGATGGACAGCCGATTCATGAGATGCCTGAAAAGAGGCTGAACGATGTGAGGAACAAGGAAATCGGATTTATTTTTCAGAACTATCAGCTGATTTCTACCTATAATATCTTGCAAAACATTACGATGCCCCTCATCGTGCGTGGAATGACTACAAAAGAGGCGGAGGAAAAATGTATGGATACCATCCGTCTGCTGGGGCTGGATCACAGAATGAAGCATAAGCCTTCGGAGCTTTCCGGCGGACAGAAGCAGAGAGTATCCATAGCCAGGGCATTGGTGGGAGAGCCTGCTATTCTCTTGGCGGATGAACCTACCGGAGCATTGGACAGCAACAGCGGCAAGGATGTGCTTAAGCTGTTTAAGGATTTGAATGACATGGGGCATACCATAGTAATGATTACTCATGATTTGAATGTTGCGAAGGCAGCAGGAAGAATCGTACATATTGTGGATGGATGCCTGAAAGAATAA
- a CDS encoding TetR/AcrR family transcriptional regulator: MMEYKLHRKESLIITAIDIIDELGIQGLSTREIARREGVSEATLFRHYSNKKELLRAILDYFCKFDYDIFQSAELMKLKPCDSIRFFVKLSVEYYENYPAITSIMQVFEAVRYESDLEGKIKEILNNRTGFIKQLIEKAKEEGELSKDINSEDLADLISGLCREICLKWRINDRNFSLKERTMETLDMVLNSLYSGTGEAEV; the protein is encoded by the coding sequence ATGATGGAATATAAACTGCACAGAAAAGAAAGTCTGATAATAACTGCGATTGATATTATTGATGAGCTGGGGATTCAAGGATTATCTACCAGAGAAATAGCCAGAAGAGAAGGCGTTTCCGAGGCAACTTTATTCCGCCATTACAGCAATAAGAAAGAACTGCTGAGAGCCATATTGGATTACTTTTGCAAATTTGACTATGATATTTTTCAATCGGCTGAATTAATGAAATTAAAACCGTGTGATTCAATACGGTTTTTTGTTAAACTGTCTGTGGAATATTATGAAAACTATCCTGCTATCACGTCTATTATGCAGGTGTTTGAAGCTGTTCGGTATGAATCTGATCTGGAGGGAAAAATAAAAGAAATTTTAAATAACCGTACCGGTTTTATCAAACAGCTGATAGAAAAAGCGAAAGAGGAGGGGGAATTAAGTAAGGACATTAATAGTGAGGATTTAGCGGATCTGATATCCGGCCTGTGCAGGGAGATATGTTTGAAGTGGAGAATAAATGACAGGAATTTTTCTTTAAAGGAAAGAACAATGGAGACGTTGGATATGGTGCTGAACAGTTTATACTCGGGAACTGGAGAAGCAGAAGTTTAG
- a CDS encoding response regulator, giving the protein MKKVLIVDDAAFMRLTIKELLGKIDSIEFAEAQNGIEAVSKYMEIKPDVVTMDITMPDMTGLEALKLIRKVDPQAKVVMVSAMGQENMVKEAVLYGAKTFIIKPFKEEHVLGTIKKLLEI; this is encoded by the coding sequence ATGAAAAAAGTACTTATTGTAGATGATGCGGCTTTTATGAGGCTGACGATCAAGGAGTTACTGGGAAAAATTGATTCCATAGAGTTTGCAGAGGCACAAAATGGAATTGAAGCAGTAAGCAAATACATGGAAATAAAACCGGATGTGGTAACAATGGATATTACTATGCCTGATATGACAGGATTAGAAGCACTTAAGCTGATTCGGAAGGTGGATCCGCAAGCAAAGGTAGTAATGGTATCTGCCATGGGGCAGGAAAATATGGTAAAGGAAGCGGTGCTATACGGGGCAAAAACTTTCATAATAAAGCCCTTCAAGGAGGAGCATGTACTCGGTACCATAAAAAAATTGCTCGAAATCTAA